A region of Triplophysa rosa linkage group LG16, Trosa_1v2, whole genome shotgun sequence DNA encodes the following proteins:
- the srd5a1 gene encoding 3-oxo-5-alpha-steroid 4-dehydrogenase 1, with protein MDAILKKLFSSEDEELYILDCLSYFMMFMAFVTFLALLFVNVPYGRYASSRYGFPVHVTIAWFIQELPAILLPLALTLSSCAKITHLPNQLLLLMYFCHYTQRSLVYPFLIRGGKATPFISFALAFVFCIYNGYLQTRYLSHYAEYPPDWVTRPYFITGSCLWLIGWIINIHSDHILRNLRKPGETGYKIPRGGMFNYVSGANFLGEIVEWAGFALAAHSIHSAAFAIFTLVVLSSRAISHHKWYLAKFEDYPKSRRALIPFVF; from the exons ATGGACGCTATCCTGAAGAAGTTGTTTTCTTCTGAAGATGAAGAGCTGTACATTTTGGATTGTTTATCCTACTTTATGATGTTTATGGCTTTCGTAACTTTCCTCGCTTTACTCTTTGTAAACGTGCCCTATGGCAGATATGCATCCAGCAGGTATGGATTTCCTGTACACGTCACGATCGCCTGGTTCATTCAGGAGCTGCCAGCTATTCTGCTGCCTTTGGCTTTGACTCTAAGTTCTTGTGCAAAAATAACACACTTGCCCAACCAGCTTCTTCTGCTGATGTACTTTTGCCATTATACTCAAAG gTCCCTCGTCTACCCATTTTTAATTCGAGGAGGGAAAGCAACACCATTCATCTCATTTGCTCTAGCCTTTGTCTTCTGCATCTATAATGGGTACCTGCAGACAAGATACCTGAGTCACTATGCAGAATACCCACCAGATTGGGTTACACGTCCCTATTTCATTACAG gGTCTTGTCTGTGGCTCATAGGATGGATCATTAACATTCACTCTGACCATATCCTCAGGAACCTCCGTAAGCCTGGAGAGACGGGCTATAAGATACCTAGAG GAGGCATGTTTAATTATGTGTCTGGAGCAAATTTCTTGGGTGAGATTGTGGAATGGGCTGGATTTGCTCTAGCTGCTCACTCGATCCACAGCGCTGCTTTTGCCATCTTCACTCTTGTTGTGCTGTCCAGCAGAGCTATTTCTCACCACAA GTGGTATCTTGCCAAATTTGAGGACTATCCAAAATCAAGAAGAGCATTAATACCATTCGTGTTCTGA